In the genome of Methylococcus sp. EFPC2, the window TATTACGATACCCGAGACGCGTCGGGGAATCCCATTGCCGTCAACCAGGCCCTTGAGCCTACGGGCAGGCTAAGCCGACGCTGGTTTGCACAGGAGAGTAATTATTCGGTCAGCGGCAATTACCTTGCAGATCAGGTCAATCGGCTAAACCAACTCCCCCATCGCTATAGTACCAAGGGTGGGGCATTGAATCTGTCGTGGGACGTAGCTAACCATACTCTCAGTTCGATCACCGCCTATAGGGATTACTATTTTGATGCCGGTAGCGGACCGAATACCGTGTTTGACATCGATCGTACCCGCTCCGCCGGTCACGTCGAATACGAACAATACAGCCAAGAATTCAAGCTGAGGTCACAATCGGGTGGTTTCGTCGATTACCAGACCGGAGTTTATCTGTACAGAAACTACATGCCCGAGCGGTGGAGCCAAAACAGATACGGCTCCGATGCCGGGGCTTACTATGCCACTGTTGATCAATATAATCGGCTGGATGCCGACGGCAATGGGCGGTACCTGATGCTGAACTCGATAGACCGGCTATTTACCAAGACCAAAGATGTTCTTCGTAATGAAAGCGTGGCGGGTTATGGCAATATCAATTTCCACCTGTCCGAACCGTTGACGATCAACGCTGGCTTGCGTCTGACGAGCGAAGATCGCCGGACTAGTTCGCTGCGCCGAATCGAAGATCAGGGTTTTGGTGCGGAGTTGAATCCGGCATCGCGGAATAATGTGCAATTGGGCGGATTCAACAGTAATGCGAAAGGGGGACTTACGAGCAACTCGGCGGAGCAATTAGCCCTGGCCAATTTAGTCGCGCAGAAATACTTTAAGCAGTCTTCCTACGCGAAACTAACCGACGCACAAAAGCAACAGGTGGCGGACGCCAAAGCGATACGTCTCGCTCGGTTGGGCGGACTTTATCAAAACACGGACGCCGAACCGTTTGAGAAGGTGCTGCCGACCGCGACGTTCAGCCCCATCTACAAGTTTAACGAGAACCACACGGCTTATTTCACTTATCAACACGGCGAAAAAGCAGGCATTTCGCAAGTCGTCGGCGCGACCGTCAATGGAGGCAAGTCAGCGCCCGCCAAGGAAGAGATAAGCAATAGCTTTGAGCTGGGGTTCAGGTCGTCTCTGTTCAATCGCTCCCTGTTCGTCGCTGCCGATGTCTTCTTCACCAAAATCGACGATTATCTCCAGCCGATGTATTTCGAAGACCAGGCGCAAACCCTCGTGAACAACGATGGCAAGATTGCTTATACCAGTGGCTTGGGCAATGTGCCTGAGGTTCATACCAAAGGGGTGGAGCTGGATCTTACCTATTCCGGGATTGAATATACTACCTTGCGCTTTGCCGGGGCCTACAACGATGCCCGCTACGAAGATTTCAAATTCTTGGCCAAGCCTCTGGAACTTGGCGGCAGCTCGATACCCTATTACGACGCGAGCGGTAAAACCTTGCCCGGCGCGCCCAAGTTTACGTTCAATCTCAACGCCAACTATGCGCGGCCGATATCCGATAGCCTCGACTTTCATGCCAACGTCAATTATCGGTTCACCTCCAGCTATAATAACGACCCATCGCTGTCCCGTTATGCCATGGTGGACCCTTACGGTATAACCGATGTCGCGATCGGATTTGGCCGACGGGACAGGCTCGTCGATGCAAGCTTGATTGTGAATAACCTCTTCGATACCGACTACGGCTTCAATGCGAACTGGAACACCTATGTTCCCAGTCTGCCGCGGTGGGTAGGTTTCATGGTGAGCACCAAGCTTTGAGTTCGGGGGGTAGGTCCCGGCGCGACGCGAGAAGCGCTGATTGCAGTCATATCCCGCCGTTGCCCCGGTGTCGGCCGGCGAAATGTCAGGGACGGCCGCAGGGAGGCAACGCCGGCTTCGCTTAGCTTTGACAGAAATTGTTCCGAGTCGGTATCATTTGTCGATTATGTTCGACCATTTGCCCGAGTTCGTCGATCCCACGGTCATGGCGGAAAAGCAGCGCCGGTTCTCGGGCGCCTTGCCTTTCGCCCGCATGGCGCGCCTGGTGGACGCCGTCGCGAACCGGGACGGTTCTGCGGCATTCGAGCTTGGTTTCGCCAAAGAAGGCCGGCATGTGACCGTAACGGGCCGGGTCAGGGCGGAACTGGCACTGATTTGCCAGTGCTGTTTGGCGCCGATGAGCGTGAACGTCGATGTGGCCGTGAGCCTCGCCGTCGCACGCACCGTCGACGAGGCGAATCTGCTCCCCGAGCGCTACGAGGCGCTGATGCTCGAAGACGACAAGGTCTCTCTGGTCGAGTTGGTCGAGGACGAGTTGCTGCTGGCGGTTCCCTCGGTGCCCCAGCATGAGTCCTGCGTGTCGGCCATTCAGAAAGCGCAGGAGCCGGAGCCGGCCCCGCCGGTCGAGGCACGCAAGAATCCGTTCGCGGTATTGGCAGAGTTAAAGAAAACGCATTAATTACACCGGAGTTAGCTATGGCTGTTCAACAGAATCGTAAAACCCGTTCCAAGCGCGGCATGCGCCGTTCTCACGATGCGCTGAGCGCGAGCGCGCTGTCCATCGAGCCGACCACCGGCGAAACCCATCTGCGTCACCATGTGAGCCCCGAAGGCTATTATCGTGGCCGCAAAGTCGTAGACGTCAAAGGCGAAACCATCTCTGAAGAATAAGCGCGGGCTTTCTGCCCCGCTTCCGCTTCGCGTCCATCCCGCCCGTCCATCCTGTGTGTGCGACGGGCGTTTCCGATCTCGAATTCATAATGCTCAACCCTGTTGATTGCTTACGGAGCGTCGCATGAGCGACAGTTTGGTCATCGCGCTCGACGCCATGGGCGGTGATCACGGGCCCAGTGTCGTGGTGCCCGCCGCGCTTGATTGCCTGGAGGCGAATCACCGCCTCAATCTGATACTGGTCGGCGACGAGACGACGCTGAAATCCGTTCTGGCCGGTGCCGGGAGTCGGTTTGGTGATCGTCTGCGCATCCACCATGCCTCCGAGCAGGTGGAGATGCACGAATCCCCGTCCAAGGCCTTGCGCAACAAGAAAGATTCGTCCATGCGCGTGGCTATCAATCTGGTCAAGGAGGGCGTGGCCGGGGCCTGCGTCAGCGCCGGTAATACCGGGGCGCTGATGGCCATCGCCAAGTTCGTCCTGAAAACTATCCCCGGTGTGGACAGGCCGGCGATTATCGCTACCGTGCCCTCGCATGCGGGACACACCCACATGCTCGATTTGGGGGCGAACGTCGATTGTACCGCCGAGCATCTGCGCCAGTTCGCGGTGATGGGTTACGAGTTGGTGCGAGCCGTGGAAGACAACCCCAATCCCACGGTTGGCCTGCTCAATATCGGCGAGGAAGAAATCAAGGGCAACGAACAGGTCAAGCAGGCGGCCAAGCTGATCGCGGAGTCCCACATCAACTTCATTGGTTATGTGGAAGGCAACGATATCTATACCGGCGATGTGGACATCGTGGTGACCGACGGTTTCATCGGCAACGTGGCCCTGAAGAGCAGCGAAGGCTTGGCCAAGATGATAGGTCAGGAAATGAAGGACGCTTTCCAGAAAAATTGGCTGACCCGCATCGCCGGGCTCGTGGCACTGCCGGTGCTGCGTTCCATACGGCGCAAGTTCGACCCCCGCCAATATAACGGCGCCAGCCTCGTGGGCTTGCGCGGCATCGTGGTCAAGAGCCATGGCAATGCCGATCGACTCGCCGTCGCGCGCGCCATCCATATCGCCGAGCTGGAAATAGAAAAAGACGTCCCCCGGCGCATAGGCGAGCGGGTCGAGGAGATCTTTGCCGAGAGGACAAACGCGTGACCCGATATGCCCGCATCACCGGCACCGGCGGCTACCTGCCCGCCGAGGTCAAAACCAACGATGACATCGCGCAAACGGTGGATACTTCGGACGAGTGGATATTCGAGCGTACCGGGATACGCTCGCGCCATATCGCCGCCCCAGACGAAACGGCTTCCGCCATGGCGGAGATCGCGTCGCGCCAAGCCATGGAAGCCGCTGGTGTCGGTCCCGAGGACATCGATCTGATCATACTGGGGACCAGCACCCCCGATCGCATCTTCCCCAGTACGGCCTGTTTGCTGCAACAGCGTTTGGGGGTCCGTCAAGGTGCCGCCTTCGACGTGCAGGCCGCCTGTTCGGGTTTCATATTCGCCTTGAGCATCGCCGATCAGTATGTGCGCACGGGTACCGCCAAGCGCGCCCTCGTGGTCGGAAGCGAGCTGAATTCGCGCGTGGTCGACTGGAACGATCGGGCCACCTGCATCCTCTTCGGCGACGGGGCGGGCGCGGTGGTGCTGGAAGCGGCCGAGCAGCCCGGCATCCTGAGCACCCACATCCATTCCGACGGCCAGTTCCAGGACTTGTTATACCTACCCAACTCCGATGTCGGCATCGACGACGAGCGCTACATCCAGATGCAGGGTAACGAGGTGTTCAAGGTGGCCGTCAACACGCTAGGCCGCATCGTCGACGATACCCTGGCGGCCAATGGCATGGACAAGTCCGAAGTCGACTGGCTGGTGCCGCATCAGGCCAATATCCGCATCATCGGCGCGACGGCCAAGAAACTGAAACTGCCCATGGATCGGGTCGTAGTGACGATCGAAAACCAGGGCAATACCTCGTCCGCCTCCATTCCCCTGGCGCTCAACGAAGCGATCCGCGATGGGCGCATCCAGCGCGGTCAGGTGGTGCTGATGGAGGCCTTCGGCGGCGGCTTCGCCTGGGGTTCGGCGTTGATACGCTATTGATCCGGGAGTAATCCATGAGTGTGACAGACAACGGCCTGGCTTTCGTTTTTCCCGGCCAGGGTTCGCAATCGGTCGGCATGCTGCAGGAGCTCGCCGCCGAACACGCGGAAGTGCAGGAAACCTACGCGGAAGCCTCCGATGTGCTCGGCTTCGATTTATGGCGGCTGGTTGTAGACGGTCCGGCCGAAGAACTTAACCTCACCGAAAACACCCAGCCCGCCATGTTGGCGGCGGGGGTCGCCGTCTGGCGGGTGTGGCGCAAGGTGAGTGAAGTGGTGCCCGCTTGGTCGGCGGGGCACAGCCTGGGCGAGTACACCGCCTTGGTCTGCGCCGATGCCATCGCTTACCGGGATGCGGTGTCGCTGGTGAGGGAGCGTGCCCGGCTGATGCAGGCGGCGGTCGCGCCGGGAGTGGGCGCGATGGCGGCCATCCTGGGCCTGGACGACCATGTGGTGGTGGAGGTCTGCAGCAGCGTTTCGACGGCCGAGCAGGTCGTGACGCCGGCCAACTTCAATGCGCCCGGCCAGGTTGTCATCGCCGGTCATGCGGCCGCGGTCGAAAAAGCCATCGAAGCCGCCAAGTCTCACGGTGCCAAACGCGCGGTAATCTTGCCGGTGAGTGTGCCTTCACATTGCCCCCTCATGCAGGAGGCCGCGGAAAAATTCCATGCGATCTTGGCCGGCGTCAAGATCGAGAGTCCGGCGATTACCGTCATTCATAATGTCGATGTCGCCCCGCATCCCGCGCCAGAGGTGATCGCCTCTGCCCTGGAAAAACAACTCTACGGCTCGGTGCGCTGGGCGGATTCGGTGCGCTTCATGTACGAGCAGGGCGTGCACCGCTTCGTCGAATGCGGTCCGGGCAAGGTTTTAGCGGGGCTCACCAAGCGCATTGCACCCGAGGCCCGGGCCGAGGCTGTTTTTAGTCCCGATTCCCTGAACAAAGCCCTGGAGCTTGTGAAATGAGTGGACAAATTGCTGTAGTGACCGGCGCCAGCCGTGGCATCGGCCATGCGATCGCCTTGCGGCTGGCCCGCGACGGCTTTACCGTGATCGGCACGGCGACGAGTGAGTCCGGCGCGGACGCTATCGGTGCCGCGTTCGCCAGCGCCGGCCTGCAAGGCCATGGCAAGGTGCTCGACGTTGCGGAACCCGCGTCCATCGAGTCTTTCGTCAAGGCGGTCAGCGACGAATTCGGGCCGGTCACCGTGCTGGTCAACAATGCCGGCATCACGCGCGACAACTTGATGTTGCGCATGAAGGACGAGGAGTGGGACGCCATCATACTGACCAATCTGACCTCGGTTTACCGTTTGAGCAAGGCCTTCCTGAAAGGCATGGTCAAGGCCAGGACCGGTCGCATCGTCAACATCACCTCGGTGGTCGGTGCGACCGGTAATGCCGGTCAAGCGAATTACGCGGCGGCTAAGGCGGGCGTGATAGGTTTCACCAAATCGCTGGCGAAGGAATTGGGTTCGCGCAACATCACGGTCAACGCGGTGGCGCCAGGATTCATCGACACGGATATGACCCGCGACCTGCCCGAGGAACATAAAAAGGCCTTGTTGGGGTCTATTCCCCTGGGGCGTTTGGGTGAGTCCGAGGAAATCGCCGCCGCGGTGGCATTTTTGTCTTCTGCGGAGGCCTCCTATATCACGGGCGAGACGCTGCATGTCAACGGCGGAATGTATATGGCTTGACCGGCGCTCCGTTTCCGCGCTGGCGCTATCGTGGTATCGTACGCGCCGCCGCGTGGAGGCCTACGCGAGGATTTCAAACTGATAAGAAAATCCCGCGAGCGCAGATAAAGCTTGTAATGAGCACATTTCAAATTAAAATTCACCGGCTTTAAATTTACGAGTAACCTTCGAGGAAACAATACAATGAGTGACGTTGCAGAGCGTGTTAAAAAGATCGTTACCGAGCAGTTGGGCGTGAAAGAAGAAGTTTCCAACGAAGCTTCCTTCGTAGACGATCTCGGAGCCGATTCCTTGGACACGGTTGAACTTGTAATGGCTCTGGAAGAAGAATTCGAATGTGAGATCCCGGACGAAGATGCCGAGAAGATCACCACGGTGCAGCAGGCTATCGATTACATCGAAAGCCACAGCTAATAAAACGCCCCGAACGCCCCACCGGATCCCAGATCCGGTGGGGCGCGTTTTTTTGTTTGTAGCAGGGTGCCTATCTTGAGTAAGCGTCGTGTAGTGATCACCGGCCTGGGCATGGTTACGCCCGTGGGCCTGAATGTCGCCGATTCCTGGGACAACGTGTTGAACGGTCGGAGCGGTATCGGCCCGATCGAGCATTTCGACGTATCGGACTTTGCCACGCGTTTCGGTGGTTCGGTTCGCGGCTTTGACGTCAGCCAATACATCGCCGAGAAAGAAGCCAAGAAGATGGATATCTTCATCCATTACGGGCTGGCGGCCGGCAGCCAGGCGATCGAAGACTCCGGGCTCGAAGTGACCGAGGACAATGCCGAACGCATCGGCGTGGTGATCGGATCGGGCATAGGCGGCATCACCGGCATCGAGCACGGTCACGCGGCTTACCAGAAAGGCGGTCCGCGCAAGATCTCGCCGTTCTTCGTGCCGAGCAACATCATCAACATGATATCCGGCAATCTGTCCATCAAATATGGACTGAAAGGACCGAATTTCGCCATCGTTACCGCCTGCGCGACGGCCACCCACAGCATCGGCGATGCCGCGCGCCTGATCGCCTACGGTGATGCCGACGTCATGGTCGCCGGCGGGGCCGAAATGGCGACCTCGCCGACCTCGCTGGGCGGCTTCGCCTCGGCGCGCGCTTTGTCTCGCCGCAACGACGAGCCCACGCGCGCGAGTCGTCCCTGGGATCGGGGCCGCGACGGCTTCGTGCTGAGCGACGGCGCCGGTGTGGTGGTTTTGGAGGAGTTGGAACATGCGCAGAAGCGCGGCGCGCGCATCTACGGGGAGTTGATCGGCTACGGATTGAGCGCCGATGCGTATCACATGACCATGCCGCCGGAGAGCGGGGAAGGGGCTGCGCGCTGCATGAAGTCGGCGCTGCGCGACGCCGGTATCAATTCCGATCAGATCGATTACATCAACGCGCACGGCACCTCGACCCCGGCCGGCGACTTGGCGGAAACCCGCGCGGTTAAAACGGCGTTCGGCGATGCCGCTTACCGTACTCCGGTGAGCTCCACGAAGTCCGTTACCGGTCATTTGCTGGGGGCGGCCGGTGGCATCGAGGCGATATTCTCGGTACTGGCCCTGCGCGACCAGGTCATTCCGCCCACCATCAACCTGGACGATCCGGATCCGGAGTGCGATCTGGATTATGTGCCGCATACCGCCCGCCAGGCCAAGCTGGACATCGTCATGTCCAACTCCTTCGGCTTCGGTGGCACCAACGGCACCCTGATATTCAAGCGTTACGGCTGATCAGCCGGAGTTCGTGCGGGCTCGCTTCGAGCGGCGGCCCGCATTTTCGTCCTGACACGCTCGGTTTTCTCCACCGTTCAACTCCCGTCGGATTGCTTCCAAGGACCACAGCCTTGCCACACGCCGGTTCGGTATTGATCAATGGATTTCCCGAGCGGACCGTAGACATCGCCGATCGCGGCTTTCAATACGGCGATGGAATATTCACCACGCTCGCCGTATCGCGCGGCCTTCCCCTGTTCCTGAGCGAACATCTCGAGCGGCTGCAGCGCGATGCCGTCCGCTTGGGCATGGAATCCCCGGATCCCGAACTCCTGGCCGGGGAAGTCGCCCGGCTGGCGGTGGGCGTGAGCGCAGGCGTCATCAAGATCATCCTGACCCGCGGTTCCGGCGGGCGTGGCTATCGTGTTCCCGTGCCGGCTCAAACGACGCGCGTCGTCAGCCTGCATCCTTATCCCGCAATTCCTTCGAGTAGGGATAGCGTAGGGATTGCCGTGCGCCTATGCCGGTTGCGCCTCGCGGTGCAACCGCGCCTCGCCGGCGTCAAACATTTGAATCGCCTGGAGCAGGTGCTGGCGCGGGCGGAATGGGAAGACGAAACCATCCTGGAAGGGTTGTTGCTGGATGTGGACGGCCATGTCGTGGAGGGTGTCATGAGCAATCTGTTCGTGGTCAAGGACGGTGTCGTGCGCACCCCCTTGCTGGACCGCTGCGGCGTCAGCGGTGTGATGCGGGGCGTGGTCATCCGTTTGGCCACGGCTCTGCATGTGCCGGTCGCCGAGACCCGGCTCGGCCTGGAGGAAATTTACGATGCGGACGAATTGTTCCTGACCAATTCGGTCACCCGCATCCGGCCCATCGGTCGCTTCGAATCCCGCGATTATCGGCCGGGCCCGCTGACGGGACGATTGATCGCGCAACTGGACGCGCACATCGAGAGCGAGATCGCCAGGGCATGCGGCGCCTGACCGGCATCTTCGTCGTTCTGGCCAGCTTTTACTCCGGCTGGCTGTGGATGGATTATCGCGCCTTTCCCGCGCGTCAGGTTGCCAACGCCCAGACGGTCGTCATCGAGATTGCGCGCGGGCGGGGCCTGAAAGCCATCGCCGAACAACTGGAGCAGGCCGGCGTCTTGGATCGCCGGCTATGGTTCACGCTCTACGCCTATGTCCAGGGCGTGGCGGGGAAGCTCAAGGCGGGCGAATATGAGATCCCTGCGGGGCTGGGCCAGACTCAGGTCCTGGACATGCTGGTGGCGGGCAGGGTCAAGCAGTATCCGCTCACCGTCCCGGAAGGCTGGCGTTTTGCCCAGATGCTCGAAGCCATGGACAGGCAAACCGCGTTGCTGCAAAACGTGCGGGAAAAAAGCGGCAAGGATTTGATGACGCTATTGGGCATGCCGGATCACGTGCCCGAAGGCTGGTTTTATCCCGATACCTATTTCTACCATAAAGGCATGGCGGCGCTGGAACTTTTGCGGCTGGCCCAGCGGAAAATGCAAACGATATTGGCGCAGGAGTGGCAGGGCAGGGCGCCCGAACTGCCGCTCGCATCGCCGTACGAAGCCTTGATACTGGCCTCCATCGTCGAGAAGGAAACCGGCCTGGCCGAGGAGAGGCCGAAGATCGCCGGCGTATTCCTGCGCCGGCTGGCCAGGAACATGCCGTTGCAAACCGATCCCACCGTGATCTACGGCATGGGGGACGCCTACCGCGGGAACCTGCGCAAGGAGGACCTGATGCGCGATACGCCCTACAACACCTACGTCCATCACGGCCTGCCGCCGACTCCCATCGCATTACCCGGCCAGCAAGCCATCCGTGCCACCCTGCATCCGGAACCCGGCGAGAGCCTTTATTTCGTGGCGCGGGGTGATGGCGGCCATGTATTTTCCGACACCCTCGATCAGCACAACCGCGCCGTCGAACTCTATCAGCGACATCAGCCATGACACGTGGAAAGTTCATCACCCTGGAAGGCGGCGAAGGCCTGGGCAAGAGCACCAACCTGGCGTTCGTGCGGGATCAGGTCGAAAAGGCCGGCCATCCAGCGATAGCCACGCGGGAGCCGGGTGGAACCCGACTGGGCGAGGCGGTGCGGGCGCTGTTGCTGGGGAGTGATGCCATCGACCCACGGGCCGAACTCCTGTTGCTGTTCGCGGCGCGTGCCCAGCATATCCATGAAGTCATCGAGCCGGCGCTCGCGGCGGGGCATTGGGTGGTCTGCGACCGCTTTACCGACGCCAGCTACGCCTATCAGGGTGCCGGGCGGGGTCTGGAACGGGCTTTCATCGAATCGCTGGAACGGCATGTTCAAGCCGGCCTGAGCCCCGATCTCACCCTCTTGTTCGATGCGCCCGTGGATATCGGTCTGGCGCGCGTGCGGGCCCGCGGGGAGTCCGACCGCTTCGAGCGCGAGCGGGTCGATTTTTTCGAGCGGATACGGGCCGCCTATCTGGATCAGGCGCGGCGGTTTCCCGGGCGGGTGCGGCTGGTCGATGCGTCCCAGCCCCTGGCGTCGGTGCAGGACGCCATCGCCCGTCACCTGAACCCGTGGCTGGGCACATGAGTCTGGCGGACGACCTGCCCTGGCTGGCGCCGGCCTGGCAGCGTCTGATCGCTTATACGGCCAACGATCGCCTGCCCCAGGCCTTGCTGGTCACCGGCAAGCCGGGTTTGGGCAAGATGCGCCTGGCTTTGGCTTTCGCCCAGCGTCTATTGTGCCGATCGCCGTCCGATGAAGCGTGCGGCATTTGCGCGAGTTGCCTGCTTTTTCAGGCCCAGACCCATCCCGACCTGCAACGGGTCGAACCGATCGAGGCCGGCAAACCGATCATCGTCGATCAGATCCGCGGCCTGATCGAAAAACTGGCGCTCGCGCCTCAATATGGCGGGAAGCGGGTGGTCATCATCGCTCCGGCCCAAAGCATGAATATTTCAGCCGCCAACAGCCTCCTGAAAACGCTGGAGGAGCCCGATGCCCATACGCTCATGCTGCTGTTGAGCGATGACCCGCACAGCTTGCCGGCCACGATACTGAGTCGTTGCCAGCGCCTGAACATAGTTCCGCCGACGCGCGATCTGGCGCTGGCCTGGCTGAGTCGCAAAGGCGTGGCGCAGGCCGATGCCTTGCTGACACTGGCCCAAGGCGCGCCGTTGCGGGCACTGGCCCTGGCCGGCGAGGACGCGATCGAGCGCCGCAGCGGTTTTTTCTCGGCTTGGCAAGCCGTAGGGGCGAAGCGGCAGGACCCGCTGAGCGTGGCCGACCGATGGCAACCGTCCAGCACGAAGACGCCGCCGGTGAGCTGCGAGTCGCTGACGGAATGGATGCTGTCCTGGACTCAGGACCTGATCCGCTTACGGGCTGCGTCCGCGCAGGCCGACCTGGATAACCCGGACCTGCGGCCCGGTTTGCAAGCCCTCAGCGAAAAGCTAGACTTGAAGGCGATTTACGCCTTTTTGGATCGCCTCCTGGCGGCGCGGCAAATGCTGACGGGGCAGGTCAACCGCCCCTTGCTGCTCGAAGAGTTGCTGATCCTATGGTCACGTCTGCAACGCCATTGAAACGAGTCATCCCATGAGCGAAGCCACACCCGCACCCAGCCCCATGCGTCAGGGTCTCTTGTCGCTCACCATCCGCGAAAAGAACGCCTTGTATGCCGCCTACATGCCTTTCGTCAAAAACGGCGGCTTGTTCATCCCCACCGGCAAGCCTTATCAACTGGGCGACGAGGTCTTCATGCTGCTCAATCTCATGGATGAGACCGAGCGTATTCCCATCGCCGGCAAAGTTATCTGGATTACGCCCAAGGGTGCAGAAGGCTACCGTTCCACCGGTATCGGCGTGCAGTTCAGCGAACAGGACGGCGGCACGACCCGCAGCCGGATCGAAAATTACCTGGCTGGCGCGGTGGAGTCGGACCGGCCCACGCACACGCTGTGATACCCCGCACTTGCCCAACGGCCCCGTACGGGGCCTTTTCATTTCCAATTTCCTATCATGCTCATCGATTCGCACTGCCATCTCGACCGTCTCGACCTTGCACCCTACGGCCACGATTTTTCCCGCTTCGTCCAGGAAACCCGGGAGGCGGGCGTGGGCCACATGCTCTGCGTTTCCATCAGTCTGGAAGCTTACCCGGCGATGAGGGCGCTGGCGGAAGGGCATGACGCCATCTCGGTATCCGTGGGCGTGCATCCCAACGAAAGGGATTGCCACGAACCCAGCGTGGAAGACCTGGTTGAGAGGGCGACCGACCCGAAAGTGGTGGCCATAGGCGAGACGGGGCTGGACTATTTCCGCAGCGAGGGCGATCTGGCCTGGCAGCATGAGCGCTTCCGCACCCATATCCGTGCCGCGCGGGCGGCCGGCAAGCCGCTCATCATCCACACCCGCGAATCGCGGGAAGATACCTTGCGTATCCTGGAAGAGGAGGGCGCGGCCGAGGTCGGCGGCGTGCTGCATTGTTTCACCGAAGACTGGGAAACCGCCCGCCGCGCCCTGGACCTGAATTTCTACATCTCGTTTTCGGGCATCGTCACCTTCCGCAACGCCGCGCAGATCCAGGATGCCGCGCGCCGGGTGCCAGACGACCGTTTCCTGGTCGAAACCGATTCGCCCTACCTGGCGCCCATACCCCATCGCGGTAAACCCAACTATCCGGCCTATGTCCGCCATGTGGCGGAATTCGTGGCCGATCTGAGGCAAACCCGGTTTGAAACCGTCTGCGAGCTCAGTTCGGAGAACTATCGGCGCTTGTTCGGAACGGCCGCCTGACGCTCCAGGGTTCGTATCCTATTTATCGTGCTTGATGTACTTGAACCGCGGGTCGTCCGGCGTGCCTTCGAAGATGCCGGCGCTTTCGGTTGCGGCATCCCAGCCTAGGACCTCTTCGATTTTTTTGGCCAATAGGAAGTCCCGGTCGGTGACGCCCTTGGCGGCGTGGGTGACCAGTTTCACGATCACGAAGGCGTAGGAAACGGTCAGGTCGGGATGGTGCCAGGCGGTTTCCGCGAGATGGCCCACCGTGTTGACCACCATCAGCGTGGCCTTCCATCCGGCGGTCTTGTATTTCCGCCTTATCCAGCCGTTTTCGTAATACCAGTGCGGCAGTTCTTCCTTCAGCCGTTGCTCGATTTCCGCATCGCTATAAGTCTTGAGGTCTCTACCGCTCATGGCCGGACTCCGGGTTGTTCGGGAAGGGCACAGCTTCGGTCCGCCGCCCGGCGTCTGTCAACGCGCGAGGGACTTTTGCAAATCCAAAGGTAATCCGCGCGCCTGACGCGTCCCCGGCATTCCTCTAGAATGCGGCCAGCGTTTTTGTATTCCGGCGTCGCGCGTTCCGTGCAGCCGGTCCGAACCAACATCGACCATCCGAGACGAGTCCCATGGGCAGGCATTATCTGGAGCATTTGTTCACGCCGCGCAGCATCGCGGTATTCGGCGCCAGTCCGCTGGCGGAAGCAGTCGGCGGACGGGTGT includes:
- the mltG gene encoding endolytic transglycosylase MltG; the protein is MRRLTGIFVVLASFYSGWLWMDYRAFPARQVANAQTVVIEIARGRGLKAIAEQLEQAGVLDRRLWFTLYAYVQGVAGKLKAGEYEIPAGLGQTQVLDMLVAGRVKQYPLTVPEGWRFAQMLEAMDRQTALLQNVREKSGKDLMTLLGMPDHVPEGWFYPDTYFYHKGMAALELLRLAQRKMQTILAQEWQGRAPELPLASPYEALILASIVEKETGLAEERPKIAGVFLRRLARNMPLQTDPTVIYGMGDAYRGNLRKEDLMRDTPYNTYVHHGLPPTPIALPGQQAIRATLHPEPGESLYFVARGDGGHVFSDTLDQHNRAVELYQRHQP
- the fabD gene encoding ACP S-malonyltransferase yields the protein MSVTDNGLAFVFPGQGSQSVGMLQELAAEHAEVQETYAEASDVLGFDLWRLVVDGPAEELNLTENTQPAMLAAGVAVWRVWRKVSEVVPAWSAGHSLGEYTALVCADAIAYRDAVSLVRERARLMQAAVAPGVGAMAAILGLDDHVVVEVCSSVSTAEQVVTPANFNAPGQVVIAGHAAAVEKAIEAAKSHGAKRAVILPVSVPSHCPLMQEAAEKFHAILAGVKIESPAITVIHNVDVAPHPAPEVIASALEKQLYGSVRWADSVRFMYEQGVHRFVECGPGKVLAGLTKRIAPEARAEAVFSPDSLNKALELVK
- the pabC gene encoding aminodeoxychorismate lyase; this translates as MPHAGSVLINGFPERTVDIADRGFQYGDGIFTTLAVSRGLPLFLSEHLERLQRDAVRLGMESPDPELLAGEVARLAVGVSAGVIKIILTRGSGGRGYRVPVPAQTTRVVSLHPYPAIPSSRDSVGIAVRLCRLRLAVQPRLAGVKHLNRLEQVLARAEWEDETILEGLLLDVDGHVVEGVMSNLFVVKDGVVRTPLLDRCGVSGVMRGVVIRLATALHVPVAETRLGLEEIYDADELFLTNSVTRIRPIGRFESRDYRPGPLTGRLIAQLDAHIESEIARACGA
- the fabF gene encoding beta-ketoacyl-ACP synthase II is translated as MSKRRVVITGLGMVTPVGLNVADSWDNVLNGRSGIGPIEHFDVSDFATRFGGSVRGFDVSQYIAEKEAKKMDIFIHYGLAAGSQAIEDSGLEVTEDNAERIGVVIGSGIGGITGIEHGHAAYQKGGPRKISPFFVPSNIINMISGNLSIKYGLKGPNFAIVTACATATHSIGDAARLIAYGDADVMVAGGAEMATSPTSLGGFASARALSRRNDEPTRASRPWDRGRDGFVLSDGAGVVVLEELEHAQKRGARIYGELIGYGLSADAYHMTMPPESGEGAARCMKSALRDAGINSDQIDYINAHGTSTPAGDLAETRAVKTAFGDAAYRTPVSSTKSVTGHLLGAAGGIEAIFSVLALRDQVIPPTINLDDPDPECDLDYVPHTARQAKLDIVMSNSFGFGGTNGTLIFKRYG
- the tmk gene encoding dTMP kinase, which produces MTRGKFITLEGGEGLGKSTNLAFVRDQVEKAGHPAIATREPGGTRLGEAVRALLLGSDAIDPRAELLLLFAARAQHIHEVIEPALAAGHWVVCDRFTDASYAYQGAGRGLERAFIESLERHVQAGLSPDLTLLFDAPVDIGLARVRARGESDRFERERVDFFERIRAAYLDQARRFPGRVRLVDASQPLASVQDAIARHLNPWLGT
- the acpP gene encoding acyl carrier protein: MSDVAERVKKIVTEQLGVKEEVSNEASFVDDLGADSLDTVELVMALEEEFECEIPDEDAEKITTVQQAIDYIESHS
- the fabG gene encoding 3-oxoacyl-ACP reductase FabG, whose amino-acid sequence is MSGQIAVVTGASRGIGHAIALRLARDGFTVIGTATSESGADAIGAAFASAGLQGHGKVLDVAEPASIESFVKAVSDEFGPVTVLVNNAGITRDNLMLRMKDEEWDAIILTNLTSVYRLSKAFLKGMVKARTGRIVNITSVVGATGNAGQANYAAAKAGVIGFTKSLAKELGSRNITVNAVAPGFIDTDMTRDLPEEHKKALLGSIPLGRLGESEEIAAAVAFLSSAEASYITGETLHVNGGMYMA